The Breoghania sp. L-A4 sequence CAAGGAGAAGGGGCGAGCGGGATGCAGACCGTTTCGGCATCACGTCGACCATGGCTTCGCAGGGGTTCGGATTTCCAGGCACGATTGCTCCAACAAGCCGCAATACTCGGTCACAAGAAAGCATTGATCGCCAAAATCAATAAATCTATCGTTTCATCCGCCGCCGCCGCTTGTCACACACCGTCATCGTACAACGGCCCTGCCCACGATGGCTTAACGCGACGAAACATCCCCAATCCTGCAACAATTGCCATGGACCGGCAACCGCCGAATGACCGGAAACGGCAAAATGTGGGCGCAACGGGGTCGCGGTTGGTCGCTTGGCACCCGCGAGGCTTGCGCCGCGAGACGGCCAGCCACCCAAAAATGACGCAAAGGAATATATGATACCAAGTTCAATTCACAGCTTTTCATCAGAAAAGGAGAGTTCAATTTGACCTGAAAACATGCAATACAAACCACATTCAGAGTATATATGCGATATTTATTAATAACAGTGAATTTTCAAAATATGAAAAATTGAACAAAGGAGCGGCATCATGAAGCCCTCTCATTCGTACTACTGGTTTTCGCGGCGCTTGTTACGCCAATGAATCATTGGCGACGTCACAACAGCCACAGGTCGTCTACTATGACCAGACCGTCGGCGAGATCAAAGCCCGCCTGGCCGTCAACCTGCTCGAACTCTTCGACAATCCGGTCTTCATGGACACCGGCGCTCCAACGGAAACGCTCGTCATTCCCGGGCCGGAGGCACTCGAAATACTCAGGGGCGCCGGCTACGGCAGACAAAACGACCTGCGGGGCGATTTCCGGACCATCGAGGCGGTTCTCTCCGCCGACGGCGCGCTGGCGATCTACATGCCGGAGCCGAGGCTGCGCGAAGGGTCGGACGGCTTCCTCTACATCCCCACCCCGTCCGACAGCACCATTGTCGGTCTCGAAGAGGTCTTTGCCTGCGATGGGCTGTATTTCCATGTCGGCGGCGTCTCCGTGCGGGGCGACTCGTGCTCATGGCGCCGCTGCACAGGCCAGCGCGGCGGCAAGAAATGCACGCGGTGCGGCTGCGTCTACGACGGATGCCGCGCGGTGCCCTGCGATATCTGCCGTGACAGCGCCAGCATTTCCGACGATGTGCTCATGGACCGCCTGACGCAACTGTGTCGCGCGGGAGACACCTGCCGCGAGTTCGAGCCCTTCGTCTCGCCGCAGCCGCTCCTGAGCCGCATCGGCAAGCCCCTCTAGAGCGTTTCCTTGTTAAATGGAATCAATTCTGTTGGTCCAAACCGGTTCGATCCGCGAGGAAACGGGCGAACGGCATAGCCCATGCTACGGCGGAGGCCGTTGACGCGGCGGACGGCCGGTTTCGACCAACCCTTTGGGCGGGATGAATTTTCCCGATTATCGGCGAGGCTCGTCTCGGCCATATCCGCGATATGCCCTTCGCCAATCCTCTTGATCCTCGACAAAATTCATCGCCGCAGAATGGTCCATTTAACAAGGAAACGCTCTAGGCCCCGGCACGTAGAAAAGCCGGGCGCAGGCTCGGAACGCGAAACGGCGGGTCTTGCGACCCGCCGATCCGTCTGTGCGAAAATCCTGGGCGCCTAACGCGTCAGCGGCTTGTACTTGATGCGGCGCGGGTCGGCGGCGTGTGCGCCAAGGCGGCGGACCTTGTCCTTCTCGTAGTCCTCGAAGTTGCCCTCGAACCATTCCACGTGGCTGTCGCCCTCAAACGCCAGCATGTGGGTGGCAAGGCGATCGAGGAACATGCGGTCATGCGAGATGACCACGGCGCAGCCGGCGTAGTTTTCCAAGGCGTCCTCGAGCGCCGCCAGCGTCTCCGTGTCGAGATCGTTGGTCGGCTCATCGAGCAACAGCACATTGGAGCCGGTCTTCAGCACCTTGGCCAGATGCACCCGGTTGCGCTGACCGCCCGACAGATTGCCGACCTTGGCCTGCTGGGCCGGGCCCTTGAAGTTGAAGGACGAGCAATAGGCACGTGAGTTGATTTCCTTGTCGTCGAGATAGATCACCTCGGCGCCGCCGGAAATTTCCTCCCACACGTTCTTCTCGGGATCCAGTGAATCGCGCGACTGGTCGACGAAGCCCAGGTGCACGGTGTCACCGATCGTGATCGTGCCCTGATCCGGCTTCTCCTGGCCCGTGAGCATCTTGAACAGGGTCGACTTGCCCGCGCCGTTGGGGCCGATCACGCCGACGATGCCGCCGCGCGGCAGCTTGAACGTGAGATCGTCGATCAGCAGCCGGTCCTCAAACCCCTTGGAGACATGCTCGACCTCAATGACGTTCTGACCCAGCCGCTCGCCGACCGGGATCAGGATCTGCTCGATCGACGGCATCCGCTCTTCCTGCTTGGAGATCAGATCGTCATAGGCCCTGATGCGCGCCTTGGACTTGGTCTGGCGGCCCTTCGGACTCATGCCCATCCACTCGCGCTCGCGCGCGATCGCGCGGTTGCGGGCCATGTCCTCACGGCCCTCCTGCAGCATCCGCTTGGACTTCTTCTCCAGATAGGCGGAATAGTTGCCCTCGTAGGGAATGCCCTGACCACGGTCGAGCTCGAGGATCCAGCCGGTGACATTGTCCAGGAAGTAGCGATCATGGGTGATGATCAGCACGCTTCCCTTGAACTCGCGCAGGTGGCGTTCCAGCCAGTGCACGGTCTCGGCGTCGAGATGGTTGGTCGGCTCATCGAGCAGCAGCAGATCCGGTTCGCTGAGCAGCAGCTTGCACAGCGCCACGCGGCGGCGCTCGCCACCCGAAAGAGTGGTGACTTCGGAGTCCGAAGGCGGGCAACGCAGGGCTTCCATCGCCATCTCGACCTTGCTTTCGAGATTCCACAGGTCTTCCGCGTCGATGAGATCCTGCAGCTTGCCGCCTTCTTCCGCCGTCTCGTCGGAATAGTTCATCATCAGTTCGTTGTAGCGGTCGAGAATCGCCTGCTTGTGGGCAACGCCTTCCATGACGTTTTCCATCACGGTCTTGCTCTCGTCGAGCTGCGGCTCCTGAGACAGATAGCCGATCTTGGTGCCCTCGGCCGCCCAGGCCTCGCCGGTGTATTCCTTGTCGAGTCCCGCCATGATTTTCAGCAGGGTCGACTTGCCCGCGCCGTTGGGGCCGAGGATACCGATCTTCGCGTCCGGATAGAAAGACAGATTGACGTTGTCGAGGACCTTCTTGCCGCCGTCGTAGGACTTGGACAGTCCGTGCATGTGGTAGATGAACTGCCGCGCCATGGGCTCAAAATGCTCCGAAAATGGGGTGGGAACGTTGGCCGCACACATAAGCGAAGCAAGGGCGAAGAGCAACAAACGCGCTTCAAAAAGACGCACGAAATTGCGCGTATTCGTCAAATTCGCCAACCGCCGGCACGATCCGGTCTGGCGCGCGTCGCGGACGGCGGCGCGTCCGGGCACCTTTACCGATCGTTTAAACCTTTTGTTGACTGTCTCTCTGCTGGGACACAGTCCAACCGGAGTATTTTATGCGTAACAACAGCGTTTTCCGTCTCGTGGTCCTGACCGGCCTCGGCCTTTCGCTCGCCGCCTGCGGCTCCAGCCGCCTGGAGCGAAGCGCGAGCGGCGCGGGCATCGGCGCCGCGGCCGGTGTTGGTGTGGCGGCCATTGCCGGCGGACCGATCCTCGCCGGAGCAGCGGTGGGCGCCGTGGGTGGTGCCGTCATCGGCGCGGTCACCGACGAGTGCCAGATCGATCTGGGACCCCGCCGCCCCAAGAACTGCTGATAACAAATCAGCCGCCGCGGATGTGACCGCGGCGGCTGACGACAGATGACACTCTGGCGAAGCGAAGGGGAAGCGGATCAGGCCGCCAGCACCCGGTCGAAGACGCTCCTTGACCTCGGGGGCGACAACCGCTTGCCCATCTCGCCGGCCAGCCCGTGGCGTTGAGCGCCAGCAGGATGGTCTGCGCCGCGATGTCGGAGATCAGCCCGATGACCGAGCCGATGGCCTCGGCGGCCCCGGCCAGCCCGCGCACGGACTCGCTGGTCTTGTGCGCACCGCCTGACGCGCGATATCGCGGGACTTGGTGGCCTGCTGGCCGATTTCGGTGATCGAGGCGGTCATGTCCTCTGTCGCGGCGGCGCGGACCGACATAAGTATAAACTACATAAGTATATATATGTAATTTTACGATTTCTAAGACATGTTGACGCAATATGCCAACGTTAAGAAAAAATACGTCGTTACTCAGATAATATACCGACTATCGAAATGATGCTCGCCTCCCAGCGACCTGCGGCACCCGGATCGCATCCAAGAATTGCTTGTCCGGACCCTGGTGATCAACGGGTGACGCATCAGTCCGCTACGGCATCGGCCACGGCTTGTTCGAACATGCAGTTGACGAAACACGAGGCACATGCGCGGCGGCGGAGAGCTTTGTTGAGCACGAACCAAGACACCCACCAGGCACGCAATGCCGGCGCGCGGCGCCAGACGAAAGCACGGGACATTGCGCATGCCTGCAAGGCAATGTTGCACAGCCTTGTCGCCGCTCTCGGCGTACACCTGCCGAACACCGACCACATTCCCGAGCCGTTGGCCGGCAAGATCAGAGCCGGGCAGATCGCGGCGATCCTGCGCCTGACGCCTGTCATGATGATCGCCAACCTGCTCAACGTCGGCACCGTCGACTGGCTGTTCTGGCAAAGCGATCATCAGGTGTTTCTCATTGCCTGGTCCGCTCTGACCATCACTCTGGCCGTAACCGGCCTGCGGTCCTGGTGGCGCAACCGGCCGCTGCTGCAAAATGACGGCCTGCCGCGACGGTCGCGCTCGTCCAAAAGCATCCGCCGCATGATCATCAATTCCGCCGTCTTGGCGCTGCTGTGGAGCATGGTGCCCATAACGCTGTTCGCGCAGGCGGAACCCGGCGCCCGGATGTTCATCGCGGTGCTGACCAGCGGAATGATGAGCGCGGGCGCGCTGGCGCTGTCCACCGTGCCGCTGGCGGCGCTGACCTACACATTCATGCTGGCGCTGGCCTCCGCCTTCGCGCTGATTTCGGCCGCGGAACCCGTTCTGGTCTACATCGGCGTCATCTTGCTGATCTACACATGGATCCTGGCCAAGACCACCACCTGGAAGGCCGACATGTTCATCAGCCGCCTGATCGACCAGGCACAACTGGTGAAACAGAACGAGTTGATCGGCCTGCTGCTGCGCGATTTCGAGGAAAGCGCCAGCGACTGGCTGTGGGAAATCGACGAACAAGGCCGGCTACAACACGTCTCCATGCGTCTCGCGGCAATGCTCGGCCAGCCGGCCGCCGCGCTCCAGAACCGGCGTTTTCGCGAGGTTTTCTGCCCCCACGCCGGACATGCGGGCACGGGCAACCTGCAACTGGTCGAAGACCTGATCGCCAAGCGCGCGCCGTTCCGCGACCAGGTGGTGGCCGTAACCATCGGCGGAATCGATGGCTGGTGGTCCCTGTGCGGCAAGCCGGTGTTCGATGAGACAGGCGCCTATCGCGGCTATCGCGGCGTGGGATCCGATGTCACCCAGAGCCGCCGCGCGCAGGAGCGCATCGCCCAGATGGCGCGGTTTGACGGATTGACCGGGCTGCCCAACCGGGCGCATTTCCGCGAACTGTTGAGCGCGCGGATCGCCGGCGAGGCGGCCACATCGCCGCCCGCGCTGATCTGCATCGACCTCGACCAGTTCAAATCCGTCAATGATTCCATGGGACATACGGTCGGCGACCGGCTTCTGGTCTGCATTGCCGGACGGCTGACGGACACGGTCGGCGATACCGCCATCGTGGCGCGTCTGGCGGGCGACGAATTCGCGGTGCTGCCGTCCGGCCCGCTGCGCGAAGAGGACGTTGTCGAACTCGCCAGAAAGGTCATCGCCATCATCAGCCTGCCCTACCAACTGCATGGAAAACAAGTACAAATCGGCGCGAGCGCGGGCATCGCCCTGACCGGCGACGGCGCCTGTTCGCCCGAGCAGCTGATGAACAACGCCGACCTGGCGCTCTACACCGCCAAGAACGAGGGCCACGGTCAGTTCCGCGTCTTTGGTCCCGCCATCGACGCGGAGGTGCGCAAGCGCCGCACCATGACCGAGGATCTGCAGGCGGCCCTGAAGGCGGACGAATTCTCCCTGCATTATCAACCTGTTATTTCCGCTTGCGACAACTCCCTGAGGGGTTTCGAGGCGCTGCTGAGATGGACCCACCCGGTCAAGGGGGCGATCAGCCCGGCCGACTTTATCCCCGTGGCCGAGGAAAGCGGGCTGATGGACGAGATCGGCGCCTGGGTGATCCGCACCGCCTGCGCGGAGGCCGCAAGCTGGCCGCGCGCGGTCACGCTGGCGGTCAATCTGTCCCCGACCCAATTCCACAACGCGCAACTGCTCAACATCATTCTCGGCGCACTGGGCACCAGCGGCTTGTCCCCGCGCCGGCTGGAGCTGGAGATCACGGAGACGGCGCTGCTGACCCACAGCACCGCCACCGTCAACACGCTCAACCACCTGCGCTCCATCGGCGTCAGGATCGCGCTCGACGATTTCGGAACCGGCTACGCCTCGCTGTCCTATCTGCGCGGCTTCCCCTTCGACCGGATCAAGATCGACCAGTCCTTCGTGCGCGACGCGATCGAGCGGCCCGATTGCGCGGCGATCGTCAAGGCGACCATCGGTCTGGCCGCCAGCCTGGGCATGGCCAGCACGGCCGAGGGCGTCGAGACCGGCGCGCAGTTCGACTGGTTGCGCGACCAGGGATGCACCGACGTGCAGGGCTATCTGTTCAGCCGGCCGCGCCCGGCGGAGGACCTGCCGAAGATGTTCGAGCAGGGCGAGAAACTCTTCGCCGATGTGGCGCGCAAGGTCGCCTGAGAGCGGCCGCAGCTTGACGCACCCCGGCCTTCGCGGCGCGGCCTTCGCAGCGCGAAGAAATGATCCCGCCGCCGGTTCCCAGACGCGGGTCCGATGCTCTATCCTGCGGCGATGAAACCACACGCCACCCCCGCGCGCGCGCCGGCTCCGCATCCGCCGGCAGGCTTGCGCGCCGCCGTTCTTCTCCTGGCGCTCGCGTTCTGCTTCGCGGCGCAGCCCGCCTCCGCCGCACCGTCGAAAGCCACTGTTGAAGCGCAGTTCCGCAGCTGGCTGGCACGGGACCTCTGGCCGCGGGCGAAGGCGCGGGGCGTCTCCAGAGCCACGTTTGACACCGCATTTTCCGGCGTCGCGCTGGACTGGAAACTCCCCGACCTGCGCGCCCCCGGCGCGCCCGGACAGGCTCCGAGAACCCAGCAGCAGGCGGAATTCCGCAGCCCGCAGCGCTATTTCAGCGAAGCCAATCTGAACACGCTGGTGGCCCATGGCCGCACGCAGCTTGCCAAATGGCGCGACACGCTGGCGGCCATCGAGCAGCGCTACGGCGTCTCCAGCCGCATTGTGGTGGCGATCTGGGGCCGGGAAACCGGCTTCGGCGCCGCAAGACTGCCGCACAACGCCATCCGCGTGCTGGCGACGCAGGCCTTCATGGGCCGGCGCAAGCAGGTGTTCGAGGAGGAGGTGCTGGCGGCGCTGGAGATTCTGGAACAAGATCATTTTCCCGGCGACGCGCTGAAAAGCTCCTGGGCCGGCGCGCTTGGACATCCGCAGTTCCTGCCCAGCAAGTTCCTGAAATTCGCCGTGGACTTCGACGGCGACGGCAAGCGCGACATCTGGAATTCGGTGCCCGACAGCCTGGCGTCGATCGCCAACTACCTGAAGGCGCACGGCTGGCAGACCGGGCGCGACTGGGGCTTTGAGGCGCGCATCCCGGAAAAGATCTCCTGCACGCTGGAGGGTCCGGAACGCGGCTGGCCGATCAGCGACTGGGTGGGCGCCGGGGCCGCGCGGATCAGCGGCCGGCCGTTTCCCGCGCACGAACTGGCGAGCCACGGCCACCTCCTGATGCCCGCCGGGCGTCTCGGTCCGGCCTTCGTCGCCACGCCGAACTTCTATGTGCTCAAGACCTACAACGAGTCCGACGCCTACGCGCTGTTCATCGGCCACCTGGCCGACCGCTTCGGCGGCAACAAGCCGTTCGTGGCGGACTGGAGCGTCACCGGCGGCTTCTCGCGCCGCGACGTGCAGCAGATGCAGCAGCGGCTGGAGCGCGCGGGCTATGACGTGGGCGGCGCCGACGGGCTGATCGGCTTCAAGACGCGCACGGCGATCGGGCTGTGGCAGGAGAAGGCGGGGCTGCCGGCGACCTGTTTCCCCGACAAGGCGCTGATCGGCGCGATCCGCTGAACACGGCTGGCGTCGGAAGGGGAGCCGTCGACGCCCCCATGACGGGAACCGCCGGGCCCGTAAAAGTCCCCGCACCTGCGGGGCAGCGGCGCGACTGCCGGAGCGCCAACCTGCGCTCGGTAATATCCCCGCTAACCCCGCACGGATATCCTGCGACCGCGGCACCCGCACTCCCGGCACGACCCGAATGAGCATTCCTCAGGCATGCACAGAAAGCGGTCATATATACGTAACTTCACGTATAAAACTCAATTCTACTGACTCAAAAACTTCTGTCGAATTCGCGCTAATTAGAAGGTTTTTAGACTGATTTTCGAGTCAAATTAGCGACGGAATTCGAATGAATGCGACAAAGTGACACGGCATGGTGTACTATAGTCCTACACTGGACGCGACAGGTGTGACTTAACAACTCAAATACCTTTACGTCACAAAATTTGCCGCGCCCGTTCTGACCTCATTCTCAGGACACGCGACCATGCCGCTCTCACCGACATTCTCCACCGCAGGCCTGCGCGCCGAGCTTCCCGCCGTCAACACGATCACGACCGACGACCTGCGCCAGGCGCTGCACAAGGGCATCGACGACTTCAAGGCCAAACCGAGCCACATCATCATGCTGATGGTGATCTATCCGATCGTCGGGCTGTTCGCCGGCCGCATCGCGGCGGGCTACGACATGCTGCCGCTGATCTTCCCGTTGATGTCGGGCTTTGCGCTGGTCGGTCCCGTCGCCGCCCTCGGGCTCTACCAGATCAGCCGCCGCCGCGAGGAAGGCCGCCCGTATGAGTGGCGCGACAGCCTCGGCATCTTCGCCAAGCCGACGATTGGCGCGATCGCGACGCTCGCGGTGTTTCTCGGCATCATCTACTTCGTCTGGCTGGCCTCGGCCATGGTCATCCACTGGATGACCTTCGGCGGACTGGCGCCGACCTCGCTGGCGCAATTCGCCACCGACGTCTTCACCACGTCGGCCGGCTGGACGCTGATCATCGCCGGCACCGCCGTGGGCTTCGTCTTCGCCGTCATCGTTCTGGCGGTGGCCGCCACCTCGTTTCCCATGCTGCTGGAACGCAACGTCTCGGCCACCACCGCGGCGCTGACCTCCGTCGCCGTCTTCCGGCGCAACCCGAAGGTCATGCTGACCTGGGGCGGCATCGTCGCGGCCGGGCTGATCCTCGGCTCCATCCCGCTGTTCGTCGGCCTGGCCATCACCATGCCGGTGCTGGGCCATGCCACATGGCACCTCTATCGCGCGGCAGTGCCGCGGTAGGGGAGCGGCGGCGAAGCGCCGGAGAAGCCTCCTGCCCCACGGCCGGCGCGCGAAATCCCCGGAGCTGTCATGCATGGGCCTGTCCCGGGCATCCATAAGGTATTGAAAGAATTGGATCCTCGGCCGAGGATGACGGGGGAGGCCGAGCGCGCGCCCTTGGCGTCCCCTCCGGCACGAGAGTCACCCGACGACCGCTCTCCAGATCCGCTGCCATCGCGCAGCGGCGCGGTGAGGTGCGCGTCTGGCAGTTGAAGTGGACGGGGACCGGGCGTTTGCTGCGGTGTGAACCAACGGCGGCTCTGCGGACTTTGCTGCCGTTGGCCAAAACAATTCTAAGGTCCGCATAATGGCGCATTGCGACCCATACCTCAGGAGAGAGCGGGATCGTCGCGCTTCCCTTGTGGATAGGTCTTCAGCACCCTCATCGCCAGAAGCGTGTTCCACCGACTGGGTTGCCGCGGTTCTTCCATTTTGAAATGCACCTGTCCCGGATGGGCGGCCTGCAGTGGCCAGCGACCATCCGGTCTTCGCTTCGACATCAGAACGCCAAAGGCATCCGCCATGCGATCGTCCCACGGTGCCCCAGCGACGCGGAAGTGATCCAGACAGCGCAGGATATTGTAATACCAACGCGGCGGGAACGACAGCTTCAGAAAACTCTTGTTGATGATCTGGCCCGTACGGTCCGATTTGAACAGCCGGTGTAGCAAGATGAAGTCTCGCGCCTTGGCTGCGGCTTGCTGCAACTCACCCAGCCTGTAGCGATAGCCAGTATCGGCATATTCCTGAATGCCCTCCAGCACGGACAGCGTGGAATGCAACGAGGAGTGGTGCGCACCGGAGCGGTTGCTTCGACAGTTAAACCCGCCATCCGTCATATGCTCGCTCAGCAAGAAGTCCACCACCGATTTCAGCTGATCTTCGGGCATTCCAAAGTAGCTGGCATAGTTCAGCACCATGCCGTTGACGCAGACATCGCTTGTTTCATTGCCGCGGTTGCAGAGTATCCCGCCATCGGGGCCCATGAGATCGGCAAAGATGTCCCGAATGCTGTCGCGGATCAGCGGGTGGTCCGGCGCGACACACAGTGTTTTAAGATCAAGCAGCGTATAGTGCGAACTGATCCATTTGGGTTGATAAAACCTGTCACCCCAAGACCCGTCAGGATTGCGGGCGGCGAGAAATCTGGCGCCCCACCCCTCAGTCGCAATCTGCGCTCTTATGTCGGGCCGTTCCTCATCCAGAAGGTCACGACACGTTTGGTACTGGATCGCTGGATCACCCTCGAGAAGCCAGTCAATGATTGCTACATCACTCATCCGAAAATGATTGCATATCAGCCCTCTTCTCATCTTGATGCAGGTCACGGGCTGCATTGCTCTTGGAGCCGCATCCCAGTTAGGCGTGTCCGCTTTGCACTGCTTCGCGGCAAATTGACCAAAGTGCAGCATTTGTCAAAATGGGCCCGAAGCGGTCCTTCGCGGCACCCGGTGCAAACGTCGGCTCCGGGCCGAAATCCGAAGTTCGATTGTTTCCTTCCAGCCCTCAGCCGTCATCCCCGACTTGATCGAGAATCCAATCCAAGTCTCGGCATTTTCCGGATCGCGTTCGAGAGCACGCATGTGCCCATTGCAGACCCTTTTGCCTGCCGCGCGCAGAGTGGATCCCCGATCAAGTCGGGGATGACATCGGTGGGTGGGATGGCGTGGAGCAGGTAATGCAGCCTGCGCACTCATGCCTGACCTGGCATCCATTCTGACAGGAGCCAGCAGGGACGTGGCCCATGATATCGTGAGGCCAGCCCGCCCCGTGACATCACGGCACGTGTCTGCGGCGCATCACTGCGTGCCGCACCGCGCACGGGATGACGGTGGCGCCGCTGGTTTGCCCCCTACCCCACCGCGCGGTCGACGATGGCGGCGGTGAGCAGCAGGCCGAGCTGCACGAAGGAGGCGAGGAAGTTGGCGCGCGCGGCCTTCGGGCCGGGGTCGCGGACCAGATCGACGCTCTTGAGAACAAAATAGGCCCCGCCCGCCAGCGCGCCGGCAAGATAGATCACGCCCATGCCGAAGACCACCGGAACCACCGAGACGGCGACCAAGGCAATGGTGTGGCCCAGCGTGATGCGCGCGGCCTTCGCGTCGCCGACGATGACGGGCAGCATCGGCACGTTGGCCGCGGCATAGTCCTTGTGCAGCACGGTCGCGAGGCTCCAGAAGTGCGGCGGGGTCCACAGAAACAGCACGACCGCCAGGGCGATGGCGGCGGGCGACAGGGCCGGGTCCACGGCGGCCGAACCGGCGAGAACCGCAAAACTGCCCGCGAGCCCGCCCACCACGATGTTCCACGCCGTGCGCTGCTTCAGCCACACGGTGTAGACCACGCCGTAGACGAAGGCGCCGGAGAAGACATAGAGCGCGGACATCACGTTGAGCGCCCAGGCGGCGGCGGCCACGGCGAACGCGAGAATGCCGAGGATGATCGCCAGCCAGGCGGGACCGGCGTGAAACTCGCCGGTGACGAACGGCCTGCGCCGCGTGCGCGCCATGCGCGCGTCGAGATCCCGCTCCGCATACTGGTTGAAGGCGCCGGCCGCGCCCGACGACAAAAACACCGCCAGCAGGAGCACGGAAACCTTCCAGGCGGGCAGCGCGGGACCCTGGGTCATCGCCATTCCGGCGGCCGCGCACAAGGTGATGGCGAACCCGATCCGCAGCTTGAAAAGCGCCGACAATTTACCAAGCGTCATGGTCATTCTTGCTTCCCCCCGATCACGCATCCGTAACAGGAACCAGATCAATAACACACCATAACCGGTTGCGGCACAATCGAATTTGTCGCCTGACCGAGCGGAAGTCTTAGTATCTTCCACGACCCATTTAACTGTGTTAACGTTCCGGCACGCATGGATCGCGAGTTCGACTCGATACGTTCAGAGTTGGGGCATAATAACCATGATAATAGCGATTGCACTGATAATATTGGCCGCCGGCTCTGTCCTTTTCCACTTCATGAGCCCCTGGTGGTCCACGCCCATTGCGTCGAACTGGGGCTATATCGACAACACGATCACCATCACGTTCTGGATCACCGGCGTGGCCTTCGTGCTGGTGGTCGGCTTCATGGTCTATTGCCTGATCAAGTTCCGTTACGTCGAGGGCCGGCGCGCGGACTACGAGCCGGAGAACAAGCGGCTGGAGGTCTGGCTGACGGCGATCACCGCGATCGGCGTCGCCGGCATGCTGGCGCCCGGG is a genomic window containing:
- a CDS encoding DUF2189 domain-containing protein; the encoded protein is MPLSPTFSTAGLRAELPAVNTITTDDLRQALHKGIDDFKAKPSHIIMLMVIYPIVGLFAGRIAAGYDMLPLIFPLMSGFALVGPVAALGLYQISRRREEGRPYEWRDSLGIFAKPTIGAIATLAVFLGIIYFVWLASAMVIHWMTFGGLAPTSLAQFATDVFTTSAGWTLIIAGTAVGFVFAVIVLAVAATSFPMLLERNVSATTAALTSVAVFRRNPKVMLTWGGIVAAGLILGSIPLFVGLAITMPVLGHATWHLYRAAVPR
- a CDS encoding EAL domain-containing protein, with protein sequence MSTNQDTHQARNAGARRQTKARDIAHACKAMLHSLVAALGVHLPNTDHIPEPLAGKIRAGQIAAILRLTPVMMIANLLNVGTVDWLFWQSDHQVFLIAWSALTITLAVTGLRSWWRNRPLLQNDGLPRRSRSSKSIRRMIINSAVLALLWSMVPITLFAQAEPGARMFIAVLTSGMMSAGALALSTVPLAALTYTFMLALASAFALISAAEPVLVYIGVILLIYTWILAKTTTWKADMFISRLIDQAQLVKQNELIGLLLRDFEESASDWLWEIDEQGRLQHVSMRLAAMLGQPAAALQNRRFREVFCPHAGHAGTGNLQLVEDLIAKRAPFRDQVVAVTIGGIDGWWSLCGKPVFDETGAYRGYRGVGSDVTQSRRAQERIAQMARFDGLTGLPNRAHFRELLSARIAGEAATSPPALICIDLDQFKSVNDSMGHTVGDRLLVCIAGRLTDTVGDTAIVARLAGDEFAVLPSGPLREEDVVELARKVIAIISLPYQLHGKQVQIGASAGIALTGDGACSPEQLMNNADLALYTAKNEGHGQFRVFGPAIDAEVRKRRTMTEDLQAALKADEFSLHYQPVISACDNSLRGFEALLRWTHPVKGAISPADFIPVAEESGLMDEIGAWVIRTACAEAASWPRAVTLAVNLSPTQFHNAQLLNIILGALGTSGLSPRRLELEITETALLTHSTATVNTLNHLRSIGVRIALDDFGTGYASLSYLRGFPFDRIKIDQSFVRDAIERPDCAAIVKATIGLAASLGMASTAEGVETGAQFDWLRDQGCTDVQGYLFSRPRPAEDLPKMFEQGEKLFADVARKVA
- a CDS encoding lytic murein transglycosylase; its protein translation is MLYPAAMKPHATPARAPAPHPPAGLRAAVLLLALAFCFAAQPASAAPSKATVEAQFRSWLARDLWPRAKARGVSRATFDTAFSGVALDWKLPDLRAPGAPGQAPRTQQQAEFRSPQRYFSEANLNTLVAHGRTQLAKWRDTLAAIEQRYGVSSRIVVAIWGRETGFGAARLPHNAIRVLATQAFMGRRKQVFEEEVLAALEILEQDHFPGDALKSSWAGALGHPQFLPSKFLKFAVDFDGDGKRDIWNSVPDSLASIANYLKAHGWQTGRDWGFEARIPEKISCTLEGPERGWPISDWVGAGAARISGRPFPAHELASHGHLLMPAGRLGPAFVATPNFYVLKTYNESDAYALFIGHLADRFGGNKPFVADWSVTGGFSRRDVQQMQQRLERAGYDVGGADGLIGFKTRTAIGLWQEKAGLPATCFPDKALIGAIR
- the cyoE gene encoding heme o synthase, encoding MTMTLGKLSALFKLRIGFAITLCAAAGMAMTQGPALPAWKVSVLLLAVFLSSGAAGAFNQYAERDLDARMARTRRRPFVTGEFHAGPAWLAIILGILAFAVAAAAWALNVMSALYVFSGAFVYGVVYTVWLKQRTAWNIVVGGLAGSFAVLAGSAAVDPALSPAAIALAVVLFLWTPPHFWSLATVLHKDYAAANVPMLPVIVGDAKAARITLGHTIALVAVSVVPVVFGMGVIYLAGALAGGAYFVLKSVDLVRDPGPKAARANFLASFVQLGLLLTAAIVDRAVG
- the ettA gene encoding energy-dependent translational throttle protein EttA, whose amino-acid sequence is MARQFIYHMHGLSKSYDGGKKVLDNVNLSFYPDAKIGILGPNGAGKSTLLKIMAGLDKEYTGEAWAAEGTKIGYLSQEPQLDESKTVMENVMEGVAHKQAILDRYNELMMNYSDETAEEGGKLQDLIDAEDLWNLESKVEMAMEALRCPPSDSEVTTLSGGERRRVALCKLLLSEPDLLLLDEPTNHLDAETVHWLERHLREFKGSVLIITHDRYFLDNVTGWILELDRGQGIPYEGNYSAYLEKKSKRMLQEGREDMARNRAIAREREWMGMSPKGRQTKSKARIRAYDDLISKQEERMPSIEQILIPVGERLGQNVIEVEHVSKGFEDRLLIDDLTFKLPRGGIVGVIGPNGAGKSTLFKMLTGQEKPDQGTITIGDTVHLGFVDQSRDSLDPEKNVWEEISGGAEVIYLDDKEINSRAYCSSFNFKGPAQQAKVGNLSGGQRNRVHLAKVLKTGSNVLLLDEPTNDLDTETLAALEDALENYAGCAVVISHDRMFLDRLATHMLAFEGDSHVEWFEGNFEDYEKDKVRRLGAHAADPRRIKYKPLTR